A window of Quercus robur chromosome 12, dhQueRobu3.1, whole genome shotgun sequence genomic DNA:
ccccccacccccccaccaaaaaaaaaaaaaaaaaaaaaaaaaaaaaagataaagtagttgaattttttaaagatgAAGTTGCAGTAATCTCACCAGTTCCTGACGAAGCCtgttattttgttgatttgcattaTTCTTTTCTTCAGTCAGTTTTGAAATTAGATAACTTGCCTGCAAAAATTTCCAGTATTATCAAGCATAAGTAacctctcaatttttttttttttaattttagataacCACTCAATATGTAGCAAGCCTAGGAAGATGAATTTTACACATAAAACGTACACAATGAATATCCAACTCTAGCAGAGCTGCAAACCTTACATGCTATGTCGCACTCTATCATGGTTGTTACAATTATATTTAGcaaacacaacaaaaacaatgatAGAAAAACAAATCCTTGTTACTTAATTCACCTCCAAACTGTGTATATTGCCACATGTGGAAGGAAATGAAGCTATTCAGAAGAAGGGAAGAAATAGGtctcatcaaaaagaaaaatggcgGGTTGGAGATCTCAAATATGCAAAGCTTTTTTATATAAAGactttccaaaattttcagCAGGTTGTCTCTGTCTGTTCCACCCAGATCCATTATCTATGCAAGATGGTCAGTAGGTAAAAATAAATCCTCCATATTCCAGAAGCTGAAGGatttattgattttgtattttttaattaaaaaaaattacattaaaaaaaataaaaataaaaatgaaaaaccctTCCAGACACACCTATAGTAGGAAGAACCCAATTGTAATAACTTGTAAATGAAAGACGCCAATTTGTAGTCCTATAGTAGGAAGAACccaattgtgatttgtgaaaaacaaaaaaatttcagcccCTGATGAAAGAAATTACTGGCTCTCTTAATATGTGGAATAATAATGCAGCTTTGATGGGAGGCACCTAGATGATCTCTCTTagttttttttgataggtaataaaaaaaatccataaatgtaaataaaatcaGAGGGCTTCACCCTAGTTCATGGGATGTATACAATAAATAAGAATTATTGCTAACTCTCAAAGGAGTAAACACtacaaataaaagatgaagCCCGTGATAAACCTTCCCATCAAATTTTGACTAGCTAGAAAGATCAGGTGAGGCTAAAATGAAAGCAAGTGGGGAATCTCATAAACAAAggacatactttttttttttttttttggagccaTTAATGTCAAAGTGAACTTCATGAAACTAAACTACTTATTTAAATCACCACAATTATCAACTAACGTTATATCTATGCAtatgtttgttttgttcttgTGTAAGGATAAATTTACACATATGGACAACCATTATAAGCATAAGCTACAATGATAGATCCTCCCTAtaaaagaaaactgaaaagttaCACACATGTTGTGATTTAACTTTGAAAACACCACAAAAGGTTTAGTAAATTATCCTAAAGCAGCTGTATCAAATCATTTGCTATTCAAGTATGAATACATATCACATAAATAAGTATAAAGCATTCGCACTATTCAACTACATCTCAAGTTAATGCAGACAATAGAACATAACCTTACatagtattattattttgttgacaGCAATTAAAGCACATCAAGTTTATTTCATGGAAAGAGATGGAATATTTAGATCGGCATAATAGTTAGTTTCACAAAACAAGCACATTGCCATATGACAAACAATTTCAAACTCCCAAAAAATGTAACTCAGAAAGAGTTGGAAGAAAAAAGTGACATGTTTGCCtcagttttttcttctcaatgaCTGCAGATTACTGAACTTGGGAACTTTGAGAAAAATCAGATACTATTTCCTCCAACTTCCAACACCAGAATcttgttttcaaaattaataaccAACAGAAAAATTGAACatggaagagaagaaattataaatattcaagTAATGCACAATTACAGATAATAATCAAGACACAAACAAAGTGTCTTGCATAAGGAATTatgcatttttcttgttgaacagGAAGGATCACAGCAATTGACAGCATTGAAAAAGATTAGGGAAACTAATGCAATCTTTTTTCCCAAGTGTCTTCATTGTAGAAGAAAGTGTTGGCAGTGCTAGCACATTTTATGAATTTAGAGAAATCATTACCTCTGTTATTTTAGGCCAACAACGATATGTAGTAGACATTATTTAGTCTTAAACTCAGCTAATAATTCAGCATGGAATACAGCTATTATAGCTGCAAATAGCTCTTGTTTGGGCGGACAATAATTGAAGGGGAGAAAAAAATCTAGAATACAGTAGAACAGATATCTGTACCTTCATATCAAACATTATGACCTTTACAAACaataaaaacccagaaaacTATCTAAGATCCAAGTAACACAAACAAGAGCACATAGACAGACACTCAGGGAGAAGATTTCTTTTTCCAATGGTTACCTCTGCGGATTTGTCTTGAGGCTCAAAGGCTTTTGTAGACTGTAACAATCAATACATGGCAAAACAATTAGCGTTCCCATGTATATAAAGAATAGAGCCTTAAAAACTACTACACCAATACATGAAAAACTACTTATGTACTCACAGTAGCGAAGTCAGCATTTCCATTCTCAGAAACAGAACCCCTTGGTGAAGACCCTTCTTCCGACCCTTCTGGTACCGGAGAAGGTGGTTGAGGTGGAGATATATATAACACTCTCAATTTGCACTCCTCAACCATATGTCCAGCCTCTTTATTgaactgaaaaaaataaataaataaaattttaaaaacccactagcttaaattataaaattcaacctAAACCTCCTAAACTACTCATAGAGATACATCACAATGCACTAGATCTTTACCATTTCTGGGGTAATCTCCTTTATGGTCACACCATCGTTTACTTTTACACTCTGAAGGAGAAACTTGTCCTTACATTGCATGTCAAGAGGAGCCTCTTTCTGTGCTTGCATGGTAACTAAATCAACACCAAACATttacaaaatcattaaaaatacaaatcgaatttcaaacaaatacaaatcaaAATGATCAGTATAGGCACCTATAACATCACATGTGGACCGTGGCAAGACGATTCCAGTGTTCGGACGAACACAATACTTCTTTGGATTCGTTGTTTTCACCTGAGACCATAATCAAATCGTCACGAGAGAAATCAATATCCAAATCCACATTTCTAGTTTGAGATTTGTATGTCATATGCCTtgacaagaaacaaaaattcagCTAGTTCAGCTCAACTAAGTCAAAAATTAGCACTTGTTAAGCTTAATTAAATGGAAATTACAAATCACACTTTCAAGCTTCCCTATTTTCCTAcgttttctcagcaaccaaacagaacaTAGAGCGTCATAcaattaaacaacaataattgaTACAACGAGGAAAgaagaaatttaaaagattTACCTTGAAAGCAACATAATTATCTGTCTTATTTGACAATTGAAGCGAACACGAGATCTGCTTCCTCAATTCaactaatttaaaaaacaacaaggaaaaagacaaaacagaaaacaacaaaaacaatcaaaacagaaacaaataaaacagcgaaaagaaaccctagacatcatcaaaaaaacaaaaaccaaaaccaaaaaatttaaaacaaaaacaaaaactgatccgtaagagagagagagagagagagatagcgAAAAGACACACTCACAGGGGAACTTGAGTTCGATAGGTTCGATGCTGAGGAGCTCTCCTGTGCTCATTTTGATGAAATgtgaacacaaaatttagaatcgaaaaagaaaaaataataaaaagttagtttttttgGGAAAAGCAGAAACGAAGGgcgaatagagagagagagagtatctGTGGAGAGGAAGGGATCTGAAGAGAAGGAAGGAAGTGAATGTGAATCTGTTGttggttttgtattttgaaaaagtgttttgtgaaaacaataaaagatcGGCGGAGAGATCGAGAGGGGTTGCACAAATAATGATGGTcttgcttttttatttgttttgtgtgttttctttttgtggaattgaaaaaattttgctttttctGTTTCGATGCTTCTCTGCtttaattttgagagagagagtgtgtgtgtaaCTGTATATGGGGTGTCCGTGGAAGAAAGAATGGAAGAAATTGcaagtatgattttttttttttaatttaaatttttatccaTTTAAAAGAACTACCTCACCGTCTTATTTTGGCATttactattttctttatttagttttttttattttcctttttctctgtTTCAAGTTTCAGTTCCTTTTAGTGGGGTTTGAGCTTTAAAGAGGTAGGTGGGTTTAAGGTTGACctgtaaaagaaaattcatttggacttttttttttttttttaagaattatagGGAAAATTCACTTGGACCGATAAGTGGGATCagttttaaatttctttctCTACTCTAATATGTCTCATTCTCACTTATACAAATTTTTCCTACATTAAAAAGAAGACAAGATGAAAATAAGACACTCGTATAAATTGATATTGTTATGatgtattacaaattttaagaaAGGAAACTAAATAAATTCAACAATTTGAATTGGGTTTTATTGGGACATTATGTAtttgtgggtttggattttttttttttttttaaattgtaccttattaattttaatatttagaatatGTTGGATTTGAAGTGAATTTTTAGTCTCATCAAAATGCAATTAGGTGGAGGAATGCCATGGCAAGGCATCTAATTGATGGACCACCTTATGTTTAAGAAATGTAATTGCCCTTTGAATCCATTCTTGTTCTTGCAATAACTTTGTAATGGAATCCTTAAAATTTTATCCATCTATGTTTTAAAAATTCTCCAAGACTCTAATCCATATAACTTTCTGATGGCACTACACCTcttttgttgtaattatcttTGATATGTAGTGtgttaattattatataaacctctcctattttaataagaaataaaaaaaaaattaaaaaactctcACTCGCGGCCGAATTGGCCAAAACAATTCGTATCTGAAAACTTAATGATATTACCGGATAAGAGGATTTGCAAGCAATTGCTAAATTAATGCTATTGTAAGGAAAATAATCAATTTCTTACtttggctttaaaaaaaagggtaagtcattgtcttcttcttcttttttcttttttcttttttttttttttgagaaagaagtaaAACCATTGTCAAATGTTAATCTTATTACCAGATAAGtggataaatatatatattttttaatttggaataaTGAGATTTCTTCCACCcataaaaaattgcaaaagttttttttttttaattataaaaggaAATGTACCTAAGTATCATCATCACGCCAGTTGCCCGATGTAGATGGCATTAACCATGCCAACCCATGCCAATCATTACTGCATACTGCCATTTTCAGCAAGAGCTGCGCTGCACAATTAGGTACATCCGTCACGTCAAGATTACCCCTGAAACTTCAACAAATGTGTTTACTCTCAAGCTCTATTCGAGTGCCTATATAGAATAGACTATAGAGCATGGAATTTAGCATCCTACTTAtcatccaaacaaagaaaaaatagaattaagCATCAATTATCCAAAAGAGAAGTCGCTTCACTCAAATCTCCCACcaacttcatttttatttggcACAACTTGtttcaagcaaaaaagaaaggacGATAGGGAGAGACATGGAGGGGCCACAGTTGAAAATCAATGGACCCAAAAATGGACTCGTATGGTTTAACAGAAATGTGATGATAAATTCATAATTACAAAGTTCATAAGAACTTGAATTATAACTCGGGTGGGTTGGTCAAGTGGTTGGGTACTTGGTTTTAAAGTGCTAGTTCAACTAGGTGTGCTCCCCAATTCAAGTTTGGGTACCTGCACTTTAAAAAAACCCGGCCAGCGATTTACCCCGCTAAGATCCACCCGTCGCAAACAGTGATTATTTTCTGATTAAAAGTTTTGAAGATAtactgtgagaaacaaaaaaaaaaataataataataataagaactTGAATTATAACACAGTCCTTGTCTTTTGTTGAGAACTTAGTGTATAATGATTTCCAATACTGAGAAGTGAGAATCTGAAATACTGCTGTAGGGGCGGGTTTTGGTTCTTAGGTCCAAAAAATGAATGAATCAatgcccaaagagcccaatacaataaatttgtagaaagttGGCTAAAAAGTTAGGTTTCAATGAAGTGGACGACGCCCTTAATGGGCTAAGGATGGTAAGAGAGCGAGGCAAAGTAATAAATAGCCAAATGTGATGCACAAAAATTCTTCTTTAGCAATGTCCGAGGAGAGtagttcttgaatatatttCTCTTAGATTTGATTACAGTTACTTTTCTTAATACTACATTGTTTTTTCTATAGATTTTGTGTCCCCCGCCCTTTGAGGGATCTCTCctattatatagctcccttcaGGCGATCTTaaccctccatttgttgattgtCCAATCCACCActtgagtgtttgtcccatcagacaccttccCAAACCCCTTATGCGTTGCGGTGGCCAAGGTAGCACTATtcaagggtcttctccacataaatgtagTCAGGAGGTTTGGTGGGATGCATTGAATGTGGGGGCAGCCACCATCCCTCCAGTCATATCAAGGCTAACCCCTTCTTCGAAGTTTTTTCTTAATAGCAAGAACTCCTCTGGCAATGTGACACTAACGTGGCCTTACTATCCGAGCGTGTGGCCTCCTCGGCATGATAATGGGCTCCTCGGCCATGGATACAACACGTGGCACAAGTACCTTATCTGAATTCTTGTGCCCTACAACTGCAATTACCAGCCCCTATAATCGAAATCAAGGCTGCTTAATGATATTGTCTTGCTCATAGAACCTCTTTATTTGCCTTTTTAATTGGCTAtttcttaatattaaaaaaaaaaaaaaaaagcaaaaacaaaatagcTAGCTTTGTAATCATATGGATTCATGGTTTTCTTTAGTGCAATAATGCAAAACTCTATCATTTTCTACATAAAATGTTAGAATCAAttgttacatttttcttttcttgctccAACATGATTCAATTCTCTCATTGCATTtccctcctaaaaaaaaaaattctctcgtTGTATTATTGTATACATGATCTTCCTAACCAATACAAGTAATAAACTATTTTGGGTTTCAATGACCGTGCTCCTAAAAATTtgcaatgaataaaaaataatatttttcattggtTGAGAGTAGGCCTGTCCAGCGACCCGTGTAATTCGACCCGCCCGACCATATCCGCCCAACCCGAAGGTCCACGGGTGAATCCGAGTGCATATATGGGTCGGTTACGGTTGTTGTTTTAAGAGGAACCGAATAATCAGTTCGGGTTTCAGGTTACACAATAAAAAATCCGAATAACCCGACCTGAccgaatatttaaataaaataataaaccacTCTCCAGTCTCCACCACAGTCCACTCAGTCTGCTATAAGTCATGTCATGAGCTGGTTAGTGGGTAACGTTCTGATCAACCATTTTTGGGCACAACTTCCCAATTTCAAATCCAActatttaaatcttttttttttttttaagaaatagcTGTTTAAAATCAACGGTTATAAATAATACTACTCAGTCTATTCTACAGCAATACAGCCCCCTAGCACAGCAGAGAGAGTCAGAGATATCAAAATCTAATGGTCACAATTAAAGATGAAATATTTGATTAGATATCTCAATCTTAATCTCATatcccaactctctctctcactcttcaGAGTTCAGTCTTCACCGAATCAAGATCAAGTGATCAACATGTTATCAACGGCCTCAATCTCTCTTCATTCTTCACCTAATCACTCTCTCACTAAATCCACGGCCTCAgacctcactctctctctctctctaatcgcAATCTCATACCTCTCAGGCTCTCACTCTCAAAGTAACGTTCtctgtatctctctctctctctctctctctctctctctctctcaaatcctcAAAACCTGGAATCTCTTCACCAAATCCTCTGGTCTCACACAAATGCTCTCTGTCTCTCACTCTCTAATCTCTACAATCCCTTCACCAATTTCATACGAAATCTCAAATCTTCATCAGTCTTCAATCTTCACTCTTTAAAAGCTTTCATCTTCGGTTTTCTCACCAATGAATAGACCACACTCTCAAACTCTCAGTTCTCACTTTACCTCTCTCTACTCCAAGGTCCAAACCCTAGCTTCTCACTACAAGTTCTTCACACCtagccgccgccgccgccaccaccaccagcagCCACTCCTCTCCCTGCCGCCGATCATATGGGTTGAACCTACGGTATGTGTTCTCCTTTtctcatctctctttttttcagtcTCTCATTGATTATATATGTTATGAAAATCTActgttaaaatcaaataaaccctaagttttataatttgaaaCCCTAACTAGAAATAGTTGAAACCTTAACCATTtacttttgttctttgttctttgttcaGTAACTTCagttgtttgattaattttgttcctatttaaattttattcaagaaTTGAAAGTTGTACATGTggggttttcagttttcaaactTGAAATTAACACCCATGGTTTTTTAAGGtatgatttttgtttccctttgttttttgtgttcaaAGTTgggattttgttctttttttgttagAGACGTAGAGTTGATGCATGTAACTTAAGCTGTTGTGGATGTGTTCAATGTTTcagcttttattatttagtaaaatttatactgttaaaaatcaaataaactcctaagttttttgttctttgtttatttgtttgattaattatgttcctattttaattttacttagGAATTGAAAGCTGTCCAAGTGGGGTTTTCAGTCTTCAAATTCATAACTCCAACACCCCTAGTTTCTTTAAGGtatgatttttgtttccctttgtattttgtgttaaaagttgggattttgttcttttttttgttagagtTTTATGTAGAATGCTGTTATCTAGATTCAAGCATCAaagattttcctttttggtttgtttgattattattattaattgttagTTTGCTAATttctatgtttgattttttaggtCATGGATTCCTCCACTAATGCTCCCTTTGTTTCTACACAAGCGGATGGTGTTACTGCCACCCAAGCGGATGGTGCTACTGCCACTGCCACTGCCACTGCCACCCAAGAGGCTGCTGCTACAACCCAAGCTGAAGCTATTGATGGTGAGTTGCCCCTAGTTCCACCTAGTGTAGTGAGTAAGACTGGTACTGGTAGTGGTAGGAAAAAGTCTTTAGCTTGGaatcattttgaaaaagtaaaggtAGACGAGGGTGTCACTATGGCTGTAtgtaattattgtaaaaaatcatatctgGCTGATAGTAAGAGTTGTGGTACTAGTAATTTGTTAGCTCATGTGACAATCTGTCCTAAGAACCCTAATAAAGAAGATAAAGGGCAGAAAACCTTAgcttttgaacccaaaaatgaTGGAGATGAAGGGTTCAAACTTGTGTCAACAACTTTTTTTGTTGAGGCTTCTAGAAAGGCACTAGCTGAAATGATAATAATTGATGAGTTTCCTTTTAGGTGTGTTGAGGGTTATGGGTTTAAGAAATATGTAATGCCTTACAACCTAAGCTTCGTCTAAAAGAAATTCCATCTCGACAAACTGTGGCTAGAGATGTGATTGGAATTTataatagtgagagagagaagctaaGGAAATCCTTGAAGGATTGTAGGGTGTGTCTTACTACGGACACATGGACTTCTctacaaaatttgaattatatgtGTCTCACATGTCACTTTATTGATGATGCTTGGAAGTTGCATaagagaattttaaatttttgtcaagttgaaGATCATAAGGGGGAGACTATAGGTAGAAAGATTGAGATGTCTTTGCGTGAGTGGGGTATTGATGGCATATTCACTTTGACAGTGGATAATGCTAGTTCCAATTTAAccacaattaaatttttacaaaggGTAACAAAACATTGGAATGGGACAGTTTTAGGAAATGAGTTAATGCACATGAGATGTTGTGCCCATATCCTAAATCTCATTGTTGGGGAGggtttgaaagaaattgatgCATCTGTTGCTAGGGTGCGTAAAGCTGTGAGGTATGTGAAGTCCTCATCCAATAGAAATCAAACCTTTAGGAATTTTATGGAGAGGTTAGGTATGGAGTCCAAGAGTCTTCTTTATTTAGATGTACCTACTAGGTGGAACTCAACTTACCTTATATTAGAAATTGCTGAAAAATTCGAGAAAGTATTCCTTAGGATGGACTTTGAAGATAATGGTTATTCATCATATTTTAGGAGTAAGGAAGATAGTGGTGGTTTGGGATCTTCTTGTATGAGTGATTTCCAAAATTGTAGGGCATTTGTGACTTTCTTGAGGCTTTTTTACAATGCAACAAAGAAGTTCTCTGGCTCTTTGTATGTGACCTCAAATGCCTTTTTTGATGAGATCTTTGTTATTCAGGAGAGTATTTCTCATTTAATTAAATCCCAAAATACCCTCTTGAAAAACACAGCCACAAACATGCAAACTAAATTTGAGAAGTACTGGGGGGAAGGTGATAAAATTAATCTTCTTTTGTATGTGGCTGTTGTTTTTGATCCACgaaaaaaattgaggtttttgaagttctttttttctgaaatttatggGAATGAAGTGGGGAATGTGATGGTTGATAAGGTGAAAGCTCTTTTGATGAAGTTGTATacttttttctgttttgttaaTTCCCCAAATGTGCAAGAACCAAGTGGGGGTGAGAGGACACCAATGGTAGGTGATGCAAGTGATCCATATGTAATGGTTCACTCTCGATATGAGCTTTTCTTAGAAGCTGAGCAATctataggttgtaataatgaggTTGACAAGTATTTAGTTGAAAATTGTGATGGTAGAAGGGATGTGAATTTTGAGGTGTTGGGGTGGTGGAAGGACAATTCTAATAGGTACCCAATGTTGTCCAAAGTGGCTAAGGATGTGCTGGCTGTACCAGTTTCGACTGTTGCATCTGAGTTAGTATTCAGCACCGGAGGCCGCATTGTTGATCCATTTCgaagttctctctctcctctcatggTTCAAAACCTTGTATGTGCACAAAATTGGCTTCAAGCCACAGTACCAATTTCTCATCGCCAATCAAGGGATGAGGTTGAGGCATTAGAGGAGGAATTTCATGATTTAAGTAATATGTTTAAATTCTAGAACCTATAGTCTATGTCTCAtgttcaaacaaaatttaatatgttgcatttatttccttttcttttctagttttaaatCAACAGTCATCATCAAGTGCATCAACAAGTACCAGCTCCAAATTGGGTTCTAGCTTAGGCAAACGACCCATAATTAGTGTTGAAGATTGATAACTGACTTGGTATGTTACTGCCTTTGGCCTCTTACTGTTATAAGCTTGCTGGCTTGCTGCCCTTTATATTTGGTCTTGTATTTGGTAGTAATGtattatttgttaaatatttttttgtcttttgtaggcGGAATCACTTATTTTGTAAAGGAGGCAGAACCTTTTGGGAACATTTTGGAAGCTTTTTTGTAAATTGCTTTTCTAACAATACTAATCTTAATGCTTATAGGAAAGAAATCCTAGGAATCatataggttttcttttctattagttATAAGCTTGAGAATTTGTCATTTAATGTTTGggaaaagctattttttttggaaatacctgtggtattttataatttgtaattaattatattgctGGGAACATTGTATAACCAGCAAGGTTGCTGCCTTATGATTTACTGCCTTATGGAAACATTGATTTTACTGTCTTCTTATAATTAATCACTTGTTGTGTGGTTGTTGGAATGGAAATACAcgttttgtttattgttttgctattttgtccAGGTTATTTGTTGTGGTAATTTTTGGGTAGTCAATGTGGCTGTTTAACAAGTCACAGGTGGTGAAAATAGGATTTTGTGTGTTACTTGTGTTGTGCTCTTTGTTTAggttttacaatatatattgaTGAGTTTAGTTTTTGTGGTCCATGTGTGGATGCTAAACGGATGTTGTAAAAATaggtttattttgtgttgttgtgGGGCATTTTGTTTAGGATATTTAATGCTTAACAGGTGGTAGAAATTGGCTTATTTTGTGACCTTTGGTGAGGTTATTTTTCCAGGAAGTTTTTGTTCTGAAGGCCCAATATATTTGGAAGTGAAGTTGCTTAATTTAAGTTTAGTTGAAAGccccatttttaaaaaaaaattagggaaaaCGGAGGCCCAATCTGTTTTATATGGAAAGTTCAAAAATTATGACacccaaataatttttaaaactgtCAACTCCTTAATTTGGGCTAAAAGGGCTGATAAAATTTTACCTACAAAAATTTCATAGAAGTTCAAAAACTGGGCTCATATTAATGGCCCAACCCGCCTAACCGACAACTCCGACCCACCCATCCGATGACCCGAAGCACCGGATCTGACCCGACTATTCGGTCAAATACGGG
This region includes:
- the LOC126709007 gene encoding vesicle-associated protein 1-1-like, whose product is MSTGELLSIEPIELKFPFELRKQISCSLQLSNKTDNYVAFKVKTTNPKKYCVRPNTGIVLPRSTCDVIVTMQAQKEAPLDMQCKDKFLLQSVKVNDGVTIKEITPEMFNKEAGHMVEECKLRVLYISPPQPPSPVPEGSEEGSSPRGSVSENGNADFATSTKAFEPQDKSAEASYLISKLTEEKNNANQQNNRLRQELELLRREGHKNRGGSGVSFMIVILVGLIGLILGYLMKKK
- the LOC126708391 gene encoding zinc finger BED domain-containing protein RICESLEEPER 2-like — translated: MSLREWGIDGIFTLTVDNASSNLTTIKFLQRVTKHWNGTVLGNELMHMRCCAHILNLIVGEGLKEIDASVARVRKAVRYVKSSSNRNQTFRNFMERLGMESKSLLYLDVPTRWNSTYLILEIAEKFEKVFLRMDFEDNGYSSYFRSKEDSGGLGSSCMSDFQNCRAFVTFLRLFYNATKKFSGSLYVTSNAFFDEIFVIQESISHLIKSQNTLLKNTATNMQTKFEKYWGEGDKINLLLYVAVVFDPRKKLRFLKFFFSEIYGNEVGNVMVDKVKALLMKLYTFFCFVNSPNVQEPSGGERTPMVGDASDPYVMVHSRYELFLEAEQSIGCNNEVDKYLVENCDGRRDVNFEVLGWWKDNSNRYPMLSKVAKDVLAVPVSTVASELVFSTGGRIVDPFRSSLSPLMVQNLVCAQNWLQATVPISHRQSRDEVEALEEEFHDLSNMFKF